Proteins co-encoded in one Xiphophorus hellerii strain 12219 chromosome 10, Xiphophorus_hellerii-4.1, whole genome shotgun sequence genomic window:
- the LOC116727060 gene encoding tripartite motif-containing protein 16-like: MASGGSLLTEEHLLCPICLDVFNKPVSTPCGHNFCLPCITCYWDTTLVCQCPICKEDFPNRPNLKVNIFIADLLSQFKSLHVLNVHTQRSAGQQPVSCGSEVQCDICSGQAVKSCLDCVTSYCDSHLQPHGITSELKRHTLVEPVESLGEKVCRKHHRLMMLFCRKENSVLCDLCVGLRHANHDVVSVKRGYNDMTYQVVRNEAKVQRMIQERMQKVQSTKESLIQGKTDTKKLIENGSRDLTKLVAEIKRTQEELIKVFEEKQKAAENQATGLITDMEKEISCLKVTAKNLEELKEIKDPVCFLKRYPNQSLLPHTMDLSTHNFIRHLEVKYMHKSVRNSISQLQDLLGKLNEELNRFSNSTDTSNKATLRYMQQYGENIVLDFDTAHPMLTLSADGKQVWYNMGTGLWGNQIPKPNMFTQHLAVVGQRGFSSRRFYFEVHVGQKTEWCLGVASASLQKNGAIVRSPNTGLWAIWFLVDKFETFSSPGEVVCTGKVEHVGVFVDYNGGQVSFFDVVTAVHIYSFTECLFTEELYPYFNPCDNEYGSNLDPMIIVPVSSAE; the protein is encoded by the coding sequence aTGGCATCCGGTGGAAGTCTCTTAACCGAGGAACACTTACTGTGTCCCATCTGCCTTGACGTCTTCAATAAACCCGTTTCCACTCCATGCGGACACAACTTCTGCCTGCCCTGTATCACGTGCTACTGGGACACCACACTTGTCTGCCAATGTCCAATCTGcaaggaagactttccaaacaGGCCCAACCTTAAGGTCAACATCTTCATTGCAGACCTGTTGTCACAGTTCAAGTCTCTTCATGTCCTGAACGTTCACACCCAAAGGTCAGCAGGTCAGCAGCCGGTCAGCTGTGGCAGCGAGGTGCAGTGTGACATCTGCAGCGGCCAGGCTGTGAAATCCTGTCTGGACTGTGTCACTTCGTACTGCGACAGCCATCTTCAGCCTCATGGCATCACTTCTGAGCTAAAGAGACACACGTTGGTTGAGCCTGTGGAGAGTTTGGGGGAAAAGGTGTGCAGGAAGCACCACAGGCTGATGATGCTGTTCTGCAGGAAGGAAAACTCTGTGCTTTGCGACCTGTGCGTCGGATTGCGGCATGCCAACCACGATGTGGTTTCCGTAAAGAGGGGATACAATGATATGACGTATCAGGTGGTGAGAAATGAGGCCAAAGTGCAGCGGATGATTCAAGAAAGGATGCAGAAGGTCCAAAGCACAAAGGAGTCGCTGATACAAGGCAAGACGGATACAAAAAAGCTGATAGAAAATGGAAGTCGGGATCTAACGAAGTTGGTTGCTGAGATTAAGAGGACCCAAGAGGAACTCATAAAGGTGTTTGAAGAGAAgcagaaagcagcagagaaCCAAGCAACGGGGTTAATTACAGACATGGAGAAAGAGATTTCTTGTTTGAAGGTGACGGCAAAGAATCTGGAGGAACTGAAGGAGATTAAAGACCCAGTCTGTTTTCTCAAGAGGTACCCAAACCAGTCCCTCCTCCCACACACCATGGACCTGTCCACACACAACTTCATCAGGCACCTGGAGGTGAAGTACATGCATAAGTCTGTGAGAAACTCAATATCTCAACTGCAGGACTTGCTGGGTAAACTGAACGAAGAACTCAACAGATTCtcaaacagcacagatacatcAAACAAGGCAACGCTCAGGTACATGCAGCAGTACGGGGAGAACATCGTGCTGGATTTTGACACAGCTCACCCCATGCTCACCTTATCCGCTGACGGGAAGCAGGTGTGGTACAACATGGGCACGGGTTTGTGGGGAAACCAGATCCCAAAACCCAACATGTTCACTCAGCATCTCGCTGTTGTGGGGCAGAGAGGATTTTCCTCACGCAGGTTTTACTTCGAGGTTCACGTGGGCCAAAAGACAGAGTGGTGTCTGGGAGTGGCATCAGCGTCGCTCCAAAAGAACGGGGCGATAGTTCGGAGTCCGAACACCGGACTCTGGGCCATCTGGTTCTTAGTAGACAAGTTTGAAACCTTCAGCTCTCCAGGCGAGGTGGTGTGTACAGGGAAAGTGGAGCATGTTGGAGTTTTTGTTGACTACAACGGAGGTCAAGTATCGTTCTTTGACGTGGTCACAGCAGTACACATTTACTCTTTTACTGAGTGTTTATTTACCGAGGAGCTGTATCCGTACTTTAATCCATGCGATAATGAGTATGGTTCAAATCTGGATCCCATGATAATTGTTCCCGTTTCTTCTGCAGAATGA